From the Oncorhynchus nerka isolate Pitt River linkage group LG28, Oner_Uvic_2.0, whole genome shotgun sequence genome, one window contains:
- the LOC115112226 gene encoding copine-7-like has protein sequence MNDVQDATSPGAALGGPVACVSKVELRVACKALLDRDTLNKSDPCVILMVQNQGQWTELDRTEVIKSNLHPVFAKVFTLDYYFEEAQKLRFEVYDIHGTHSIGARDDDFLGGVECTLGQIVAQKKMVKPLFLKYAKYAGKSAITVHAEEISGNNGYVELFFCAKKLDDKDLFSKSDPFLEIYRINDDGTEQLVHRTEVIKNNLNPVWEPFKVSLISLCSCDEDRKLKCLVWDYDSRGKHDFIGEFYATFREMQKIGGGSKVTWDCMNPKYKLKKKNYKNSGVVILSDLKLHRVYSFLDYIMGGCQIHFTVAIDFTASNGDPRNSCSLHYINPYQPNEYLKALIAVGEICQDYDSDKRFSALGFGARIPPNYEVSHDFAINFNPEDDECEEIQGVVEAYQNCLPKIQLYGPTNVSPIISRIAKLSAGEETIKDASRYHILLILTDGVVTDMADTREAIVRASYQPLSIIIVGVGNADFTDMQILDGDDGVLRSPKGEPVLRDIVQFVPFRDFKTASPAALAKCVLAEVPNQVVEYYSHKAICPMPPVPSCDSPTSLANTPTESLPAVGTTA, from the exons ATGAATGACGTCCAGGATGCTACCTCTCCAGGGGCCGCCCTTGGTGGCCCTGTCGCCTGCGTCTCCAAAGTGGAGCTGCGCGTCGCCTGCAAGGCCCTGCTGGACCGAGACACACTGAACAAGTCTGACCCATGTGTCATACTCATGGTGCAGAAccagggacagtggacagag CTTGACAGGACAGAGGTGATCAAGAGCAACCTGCACCCAGTCTTTGCCAAGGTCTTCACCCTGGACTACTACTTTGAGGAAGCTCAGAAGCTGCGGTTCGAGGTCTACGACATCCATGGCACTCACAGTATTGGCGCCCGCGATGACGACTTCCTGGGTGGGGTGGAGTGTACGCTCGGCCAG ATTGTAGCCCAGAAGAAGATGGTGAAGCCTTTATTCCTAAAGTATGCGAAGTACGCTGGGAAATCCGCCATCACG GTACACGCTGAAGAAATTTCTGGCAACAATGGATATGTTGAACTGTTCTTCTGTGCCAAGAAACTGGATGATAAG GATCTCTTCAGTAAGTCAGACCCCTTTTTGGAAATATATCGAATCAACGATGATGGGACGGAACAGCTCGTTCACAGAACTGAG GTAATCAAAAACAACCTGAACCCCGTGTGGGAGCCCTTTAAagtgtctctcatctctctgtgtagCTGTGATGAGGACAGGAAGCTCAAG TGCCTAGTCTGGGATTACGACTCCAGGGGAAAACACGACTTCATCGGAGAGTTTTATGCCACCTTCAGAGAAATGCAGAAAATTGGCGGTGGAAGCAAG GTCACATGGGATTGCATGAATCCAAAGTACAAACTGAAGAAAAAGAACTACAAGAACTCTGGGGTGGTCATCCTCAGTGATCTCAAG CTTCACAGAGTGTATTCCTTCCTCGACTACATCATGGGAGGATGCCAAATCCACTTTACA GTGGCCATTGACTTCACAGCCTCCAACGGAGACCCACGGAACAGCTGCTCCCTGCACTACATCAACCCGTACCAGCCCAACGAGTATCTGAAGGCTTTGATAGCAGTGGGGGAGATCTGTCAGGATTATGACAG TGACAAAAGATTTTCCGCCTTGGGATTTGGTGCCAGAATTCCACCCAATTACGAG GTGTCCCATGACTTTGCCATCAATTTCAACCCAGAGGACGATGAATGTGAAG aGATTCAGGGGGTGGTGGAGGCCTACCAGAACTGCCTGCCTAAGATCCAGCTGTATGGCCCCACCAACGTCTCTCCCATCATCAGCAGGATAGCCAAGCTGTCAGCAGGAGAGGAGACCATCAAAGATGCCTCA cgtTACCACATCCTGCTGATCCTCACGGACGGCGTGGTGACAGACATGGCAGACACACGCGAGGCCATCGTGCGCGCCTCCTACCAGCCCCTGTCCATCATTATCGTTGGCGTGGGCAATGCAGACTTCACAGACATGCAGATCCTGGACGGGGATGACGGGGTGCTGCGCTCACCCAAAGGAGAGCCCGTCCTCCGAGACATTGTGCAGTTTGTGCCCTTCAGAGACTTCAAAACA GCCTCGCCCGCTGCCTTAGCCAAATGTGTCCTGGCGGAAGTGCCCAACCAAGTGGTGGAGTACTACAGTCACAAGGCCATCTGCCCCATGCCGCCCGTCCCATCATGTGACTCTCCCACCTCCCTTGCCAACACCCCTACAGAATCACTGCCAGCAGTGGGGACCACAGCCTGA